Proteins from one Malania oleifera isolate guangnan ecotype guangnan chromosome 4, ASM2987363v1, whole genome shotgun sequence genomic window:
- the LOC131152612 gene encoding calcium-binding allergen Ole e 8-like gives MSTNTSSDPNCKSKSSIHLLNVDEMKSVFNRFDANGDGKISSDELAGVLNALGSATSKEEISRVMEEVDSDRDGFISFDEFAAFYQAEESDGGASKLRDAFDVYDKDKNGQISAEELRLVLNCLGERYTADECSKMIRSVDSDGDGNVNFEEFKKMMSTSKGSGSK, from the coding sequence ATGTCGACGAACACTAGCTCTGACCCGAACTGCAAGTCTAAGTCATCGATTCATCTCCTAAACGTGGATGAAATGAAGAGTGTTTTCAACCGCTTCGACGCCAACGGCGACGGCAAGATCTCTTCCGACGAGCTTGCAGGCGTCCTCAACGCCCTAGGATCCGCCACTTCAAAGGAGGAAATCAGCCGCGTCATGGAGGAGGTTGACTCCGACCGCGACGGCTTCATCAGCTTTGACGAGTTCGCTGCGTTTTACCAGGCCGAGGAGTCCGACGGCGGAGCCTCCAAGCTCCGAGATGCGTTCGATGTGTACGACAAGGACAAGAACGGGCAGATCTCGGCGGAGGAGCTGCGCCTCGTGCTGAACTGCTTGGGCGAGAGGTACACGGCCGATGAATGTTCGAAGATGATCAGGTCCGTTGATTCAGACGGTGATGGGAACGTCAACTTTGAGGAGTTCAAGAAGATGATGTCGACCTCCAAAGGCTCGGGGTCGAAATAA